In one window of Vibrio sp. DW001 DNA:
- a CDS encoding GNAT family N-acetyltransferase: MEISLHLVRQKDAEALLKFEVDNKRWFEEHVPSREDRFYSLSGVKQQISDFLIEYDNGLMYPMLIKNDIGTICGRINLHRIDDKREHGEMGYRIGRSYTSQGVASSAVRKLLTLLTKTSGLKYVNAIALVSNVGSNKILTKNGFHLVQRQCNYTELNGHMEDANQYQRVLS, encoded by the coding sequence ATGGAAATATCACTGCACTTAGTTCGCCAGAAAGACGCCGAAGCACTTTTGAAATTTGAAGTCGATAATAAACGTTGGTTTGAAGAACATGTCCCTTCCCGTGAAGACCGTTTCTATTCCCTTTCAGGCGTTAAACAGCAGATCTCGGATTTCTTGATAGAGTATGATAATGGTCTGATGTATCCAATGTTGATAAAAAATGATATTGGCACTATCTGTGGACGTATAAATTTACATCGTATAGATGATAAACGCGAACACGGAGAAATGGGGTATAGGATTGGAAGATCTTATACATCTCAGGGTGTGGCCTCTAGTGCGGTCAGAAAACTGCTAACTCTGCTAACAAAAACATCAGGGCTTAAATACGTAAACGCGATTGCACTTGTGAGTAACGTTGGGTCAAATAAAATTTTAACTAAGAATGGTTTTCATCTTGTTCAAAGACAGTGCAACTACACTGAATTAAATGGCCATATGGAAGATGCGAATCAATACCAAAGAGTGTTATCCTAA
- a CDS encoding transporter substrate-binding domain-containing protein, whose protein sequence is MKLLLNNLKLAIVILASTFSYASVADTLRVMLHTGSFPPYFFNEDDARTGTIKDIFKALSQETGDTIEYVRVPFNRALHLFETGELHIEPMTNPAYRSDSSVPGIYSIPFAVADEIILFNKESYVQVDSQEDLLGETIGVVKGYYYPKYTPYFEDGRIGSYPVKNENKLIQLLVAGRLSQVLMNKDFAQYQVTSQHLEDKAVLSKPYHSLDMMIRFHPTKKAAVIRFNKAIVKLKKEGVIDGIYDKYR, encoded by the coding sequence ATGAAGCTCCTGCTAAATAATTTAAAATTGGCCATTGTCATATTGGCTTCTACTTTCTCCTATGCCAGCGTCGCAGACACGTTACGCGTAATGTTACACACTGGTTCTTTTCCTCCGTACTTTTTTAATGAAGACGACGCTCGAACAGGAACAATCAAAGATATATTCAAAGCCCTGTCTCAAGAAACAGGCGATACTATTGAGTATGTAAGGGTTCCTTTTAATCGCGCACTTCACCTGTTCGAGACTGGCGAATTACATATTGAACCGATGACAAACCCCGCCTATAGAAGCGACTCTAGTGTTCCAGGTATTTACAGCATCCCATTTGCAGTGGCGGATGAAATTATTTTGTTTAATAAAGAGAGTTATGTACAGGTAGATTCTCAGGAAGATTTATTAGGTGAAACTATAGGCGTCGTGAAGGGTTACTATTATCCCAAGTATACTCCTTACTTTGAAGACGGACGTATCGGTTCTTATCCTGTCAAAAATGAAAATAAGTTAATCCAACTGTTGGTGGCAGGTCGTCTTTCTCAAGTACTTATGAACAAAGATTTTGCTCAATATCAGGTCACGAGTCAGCATTTAGAAGACAAAGCTGTTCTAAGTAAACCTTACCATTCATTGGATATGATGATCCGTTTTCATCCAACAAAGAAAGCAGCGGTTATTCGGTTCAACAAGGCGATTGTTAAACTTAAAAAAGAAGGCGTCATCGACGGAATCTACGATAAATACCGTTGA
- a CDS encoding VOC family protein gives MKMNHVGIMVGNMDKAVEFYTRALGLEIVMNNTKVTEERETAIGRMCIAVFGEGFKGFNIAHLLTNDGIGFELFEMKERQERHDVDFSRIGIFHFCLQTDDFHGVIKRTEEFGGKVRMDIMRYHPEDDNNKAQMVYLEDPFGNLFELYSHTYEETYAADYE, from the coding sequence ATGAAAATGAATCACGTTGGTATCATGGTCGGCAATATGGATAAAGCGGTTGAGTTTTACACAAGGGCGTTAGGTTTAGAAATCGTGATGAACAATACGAAAGTAACGGAAGAGCGCGAAACCGCAATTGGCCGCATGTGTATTGCCGTTTTCGGGGAAGGCTTTAAAGGTTTTAACATCGCTCATTTACTGACCAATGACGGTATTGGGTTCGAGTTGTTTGAAATGAAGGAACGTCAAGAGCGCCACGACGTCGATTTCTCTCGTATTGGTATTTTTCACTTCTGTCTTCAAACCGATGATTTCCACGGTGTGATTAAGCGTACTGAAGAATTTGGCGGAAAAGTACGCATGGACATTATGCGATACCACCCTGAAGACGATAACAATAAAGCGCAGATGGTTTACCTAGAAGACCCGTTTGGTAATCTATTCGAACTGTACTCGCACACTTATGAAGAAACTTACGCTGCAGATTACGAGTAA
- a CDS encoding alternative oxidase produces MQDFQLTHRDATKISEHVAYRITQYLKFLLNLFYGDKYAKRAVILETIAAVPGMVAGMFNHLKALRRMKDDQGWIKELLDEAENERMHLMIFLNIAKPSWIERLLVLIGQAVFIVLYSTIYILSSKIAHRIVGYFEEEACKSYTEYLARIDEGKVENISAPQMAIDYYQLPSDAKLRDVILKIREDEAKHRDRNHEFADCYQSKNLPEHQY; encoded by the coding sequence ATGCAAGATTTTCAACTTACGCACAGAGATGCGACAAAAATTTCAGAGCATGTCGCTTATCGAATAACTCAATACCTTAAGTTTTTACTTAATTTATTCTATGGGGACAAATATGCTAAACGTGCGGTGATTTTAGAAACCATTGCAGCGGTACCGGGAATGGTTGCGGGTATGTTCAACCATCTTAAAGCGCTACGAAGAATGAAAGATGACCAAGGATGGATTAAAGAGCTATTAGATGAAGCAGAAAATGAGAGGATGCATTTAATGATTTTCTTGAATATTGCGAAACCAAGCTGGATAGAAAGATTATTGGTTTTAATAGGGCAGGCTGTTTTCATTGTTTTGTACAGTACAATCTATATTTTATCGTCAAAAATCGCTCATAGAATAGTCGGGTATTTTGAAGAAGAGGCATGTAAAAGCTATACAGAATACTTAGCACGAATTGATGAAGGAAAGGTAGAAAACATATCTGCGCCTCAAATGGCAATTGATTACTACCAGTTACCCTCAGATGCGAAGTTGAGAGATGTTATTTTAAAAATCCGTGAAGACGAAGCAAAACACCGAGATAGAAATCATGAATTTGCGGATTGTTATCAAAGTAAAAACCTACCAGAGCACCAATATTAA